Part of the Candidatus Methylomirabilota bacterium genome is shown below.
CCGGGCATCAGACGATCTTGTCGTAGACGCCGGGCGGGATGACGCGATAGACCTGCAGCGGCTGGGAGACGTTCTTGAAGCTCTTCTCGCCGAGGTTCTCGAGCACGAGAGCCACGCGGATGCGCTCGGCCGTGGCGGGGCCGACCACGATCTCGCCGCCCTGGGCCGAGCCCGCGAAGCGCGCGGCCAGGTTGGTGGTGGGGCCCGTGGCCGTGAAGGTCCAGCGCTGGGAGCCGGCCCCGCCGATCTTGGTAGCCCCCACCAGCGCCTCGCCCGTGTTGATGCCCATGTGCAGGGCGATCTCCGGGAAGACGCCCGCGTGCTCCTCGTTCAGCTCGCCGGTCTTGGCGCGAATGGCCAGAGCGGCCCGCGCGGCGTTCATGGCGTGGTCGATGGCGCGGCCGGGGTCCTGCCGGCTCTGGCCCTGGAAGATGACCATGAGCCCATCGCCCGCCGTCTCGTTGATGTCGCCGTGATGCGCGCGGATGATCTCGAGAAAGCCCGAGAAGTAGGTCTGCACGAGCTGGTTGAGGCGCTTGGCTTCGAGCTGCTCGGACAGGCGCGTATAGCCGGCGATGTCGAGAAAGAGAACGGAGACCTCTTCCTGCCGCTTCTGGAGCTGGGTGGCCGTGGGGTCGCGCTCGAGCAGCTCCTTGACGGCGTCGGGGACGAACTTCGACAGCTCCCCCTTGAGCTGTTCGAGAACTTCCAACCGCTGGCGCGAGGCCTGCAAGTCGTCGAGGGTGGAGGCGAGCTCGGCATTGCGGGTCTCGAGATCCTGCTGGGCCGTGGCGAGCCGGGCCGTCATGTCGTTGAGGGCCCCGCCCAGCTCGGCCACCTCGTCACCGGAGTCGGCGGAAACCCGGACCGCGAAATCGCCCTCGCCGATGCGGCGGGCGGCCAGGGCCAGGTTCTGGATGGGGCGCACCACCACGAAGCGCATCACGAGGGCGAGGGCGCCGGCCGCCACGATGATGGTGACGATGCCGACCATGATCTGGCGATTGCGCTGGGCCTGCACGGCGGCCAGCACGGGCGCCATGGAGGTCTGCACGCGCACCACCGCGCGCACCTTGTGGTCGGTGCCGTGGCAGCCCTGGCAGCGCTCCTGGTTCGGGATGGGCTGGTGTAGTGTGAAGAGCACGACGCCGTTCTGCTCCTCGAGCGACTCCTGGGTCTGGACGGTCTCGACGGCCTTCTTGAAGAGCGGGCTCGTCATGACGGCGCCCGCGGGGCGCGCCATCTTCTCGATGCTGGCCGCCACGCCCTTGGGTAGGTCCGCTTCCTTCGAGACGGCCTTCAAGGTCTCGAGATCGGTGAAGGCCTCGACGCCGGTGCGCCGGTAGATGGTGAGGCCCTCCACGGGCGTGGTGCTCTGCATCTCCTGGATGAGCCCGCGCGTGATGTCGGGGCGCTCCTGGAGCATGGCGCTCTCGATGCTGGCGATCAGGGTCATGGTCAGCCGCCGCGCCGCGTTCTTGCTCTGCTCGACGAGGAGATCGGCCTCGCGCTGGATGGTCAGGATGGTCGAGATCCCGAAGCCCACGATGAGGACGATCACGATGAGCACCGTGATCTTGACGGTGAGCGAGGCCGCGGGCAGCTTCACGGTCAAATCCGGGCCGCGCGGCCGGCCCAGTAGGGCTCGCGGAGCAAGCGCTTGAGGAGCTTGCCCGCGGCATCACGCGGGAAGTCCTCGTGGAAGGAGACCTCGCGCGGCACCTTGTAGTCGGCCACATGGCGCCGGGCGAAGGCCATGACGGCCTCGACGGTGAGCCGGGCGCCCGGCTGGAGCTGCACGGCCGCGTGGACGCGCTCGCCCCAGTCGTCATCGGGCACGCCGAAGACGGCCACGTCCTGGATGTCCGGGTGGCGGTGCAGGGCGTCCTCGACCTCGGCGGGATAGATGTTCACCCCGGCCGAGATGATCATGTCGCGCTTGCGGTCGCAGATGTAATAGAAGCCGTCGGCGTCCATCCGGGCGACATCCCCCACCGAGTACCAGTCGCCGCGCCGCATCCCTTCCGTCGCCACGGCGTCCTTGTAGTATTCGTCGAGGATGCCGGAAAAGCGTTTGACGTAGAGCTCGCCCGGCTCGCCCATCGGCACGGGCCGCCCGTCATCGTCGAGGAGGGCCAGCTCGCGCCCCGGCGCGGCCCGGCCGCACGACCCGGGCCTGGCCAGGACCTCCTCGGGCCGCAGGATGGTGTTCACCCCCAGCTCCGTCGAGCCGTAGAACTCGTAGAGCGCCGGCCCGAAGTATTCGAGCACGGCTTCCTTCACACGCATGGGACAGGGCGCCGCCGCCATGATGATGGCCCTCATGGAGGATACGTCGTAGCGGGCACGGACGGATGCAGGCAGGTCGACGATGCGCTTGAGAAGCGTGGGGGCCATGAAGGTGCTGCTGCAGCGGTGACGCTCGATGTGGGCGAGGGCCTGCTCGGCGTCGAACTTGGGCATGACGACCACGGTGCCGCCCACGATGTGCGTGTAGGAGGCCAGGCCGCCCGGTGCCGAGTGGTACATGGGTCCGGCCACCAGGTGGACGTGATTGGGATCGGTCAGGTCCATGGCCTTGAGCGTCTCCATGAGGCTCTGCATGTCCAGGGTGCGGCGGAGCGCGCCCTTGGGCTTCCCCGTAGTGCCGCCGGTATAGATGATGGAGGAGAGAACGGCCTGCCCCGCCTCGACCGTGACAGGCGTGGCTGCGCCCGCGGC
Proteins encoded:
- a CDS encoding adenylate/guanylate cyclase domain-containing protein; amino-acid sequence: MKLPAASLTVKITVLIVIVLIVGFGISTILTIQREADLLVEQSKNAARRLTMTLIASIESAMLQERPDITRGLIQEMQSTTPVEGLTIYRRTGVEAFTDLETLKAVSKEADLPKGVAASIEKMARPAGAVMTSPLFKKAVETVQTQESLEEQNGVVLFTLHQPIPNQERCQGCHGTDHKVRAVVRVQTSMAPVLAAVQAQRNRQIMVGIVTIIVAAGALALVMRFVVVRPIQNLALAARRIGEGDFAVRVSADSGDEVAELGGALNDMTARLATAQQDLETRNAELASTLDDLQASRQRLEVLEQLKGELSKFVPDAVKELLERDPTATQLQKRQEEVSVLFLDIAGYTRLSEQLEAKRLNQLVQTYFSGFLEIIRAHHGDINETAGDGLMVIFQGQSRQDPGRAIDHAMNAARAALAIRAKTGELNEEHAGVFPEIALHMGINTGEALVGATKIGGAGSQRWTFTATGPTTNLAARFAGSAQGGEIVVGPATAERIRVALVLENLGEKSFKNVSQPLQVYRVIPPGVYDKIV
- a CDS encoding AMP-binding protein, whose translation is MDILALHAGNHPDKPALIQGERVWSWAEYVERRNRLAHGLVDLGIAPGQHVIIYTENSLEHLLASAAARAVGAIPAPMNHRLVAEEVAYILDHSDAGAVFVGDHFLPVAEAVRGQARKVRQWILVGVERRPWARHLDDLVAAGAATPVTVEAGQAVLSSIIYTGGTTGKPKGALRRTLDMQSLMETLKAMDLTDPNHVHLVAGPMYHSAPGGLASYTHIVGGTVVVMPKFDAEQALAHIERHRCSSTFMAPTLLKRIVDLPASVRARYDVSSMRAIIMAAAPCPMRVKEAVLEYFGPALYEFYGSTELGVNTILRPEEVLARPGSCGRAAPGRELALLDDDGRPVPMGEPGELYVKRFSGILDEYYKDAVATEGMRRGDWYSVGDVARMDADGFYYICDRKRDMIISAGVNIYPAEVEDALHRHPDIQDVAVFGVPDDDWGERVHAAVQLQPGARLTVEAVMAFARRHVADYKVPREVSFHEDFPRDAAGKLLKRLLREPYWAGRAARI